From a single Paenibacillus sp. FSL W8-0426 genomic region:
- a CDS encoding multidrug efflux SMR transporter, whose amino-acid sequence MKPYLFLLVAIVGELLGTSMLKLSNGFTKLYPSIAVVICFGLAFYMLSLSLQHISLGIAYAIWSGVGTLATVIIGILIWKEKVGLITVLGIALVIAGVVLINLGSSPMEQEA is encoded by the coding sequence ATGAAGCCGTACCTTTTTTTGCTTGTGGCTATTGTTGGCGAACTGCTGGGTACATCGATGCTGAAATTATCGAACGGATTTACGAAATTATATCCAAGTATTGCGGTGGTCATCTGTTTTGGGCTGGCTTTCTATATGCTTTCCTTGAGTTTGCAACACATCTCCCTAGGCATCGCTTACGCGATATGGTCGGGGGTAGGAACGCTGGCTACGGTGATCATCGGGATTCTGATCTGGAAGGAAAAGGTGGGTTTAATAACGGTTCTTGGTATTGCGCTCGTTATTGCAGGCGTTGTATTGATCAATCTTGGCTCTTCTCCTATGGAACAGGAAGCTTAA
- a CDS encoding alpha/beta fold hydrolase — translation MSSSLFSIRGTRLFVEQYNEPCEEVLLYLHGGPGASCVDFCYFQAEALSDSLRVIAIDQRGVLRSDPIQANEHFGLNDIIVDLEELRKQMGIRRWSVLGHSFGGYLAVKYALSYPESIHKVIFETPCFDVKRATRSIISKAKEHFIHVQNQPGIEASNEYLHGNYKPNELWNALGDVFQLLGEDKNLLYFRQLTTHQYDEIMQSQASSNDMWSKNQVHSQKLQEEGLFFENLLPKLSGLTQPTLLLAGAYDPVCCGEQKRVYLEKVQDGRLVMFDRSAHFPRLEEPEKYTKEVLNFIFS, via the coding sequence ATGAGTTCATCCTTATTTTCAATCAGAGGCACTCGATTATTTGTTGAACAGTACAATGAACCATGTGAAGAAGTGCTCCTTTATTTGCATGGGGGACCCGGAGCAAGCTGTGTGGATTTTTGTTATTTTCAAGCCGAAGCTTTATCTGACTCGTTAAGAGTGATTGCGATCGACCAAAGAGGCGTATTACGCTCTGACCCCATCCAAGCGAATGAACATTTTGGATTAAACGATATTATTGTAGATCTCGAGGAACTACGAAAACAAATGGGAATACGCAGGTGGAGTGTATTAGGGCATTCATTCGGTGGATACTTGGCGGTTAAATATGCATTAAGTTATCCAGAATCGATCCATAAAGTGATTTTTGAAACGCCTTGCTTTGATGTGAAAAGGGCAACCAGATCCATCATTTCGAAAGCCAAAGAACATTTTATTCATGTTCAGAATCAACCTGGTATTGAAGCGTCGAATGAGTATCTCCATGGAAATTACAAGCCAAATGAATTATGGAATGCTTTAGGGGATGTTTTTCAATTATTAGGCGAGGATAAGAATCTTTTATATTTTCGGCAATTAACTACCCATCAATATGATGAAATCATGCAAAGCCAGGCATCCTCAAATGATATGTGGAGTAAGAATCAAGTACATAGTCAAAAACTGCAAGAAGAAGGATTGTTTTTTGAAAATCTGCTGCCCAAGCTATCCGGGTTAACACAACCCACCCTATTATTAGCAGGGGCCTATGATCCTGTTTGTTGTGGTGAGCAGAAACGGGTTTATTTGGAGAAGGTGCAGGACGGTAGACTCGTTATGTTTGATCGAAGTGCTCATTTTCCGAGGCTTGAGGAGCCAGAGAAATATACGAAAGAGGTATTGAACTTTATTTTTTCTTAG
- a CDS encoding helix-turn-helix domain-containing protein gives MTEHRKTNAPKKYKVGVEAALEVMGGKWKPLIIYHLMTGRKRTSELRRLIPDITQKMLTTQLRGLEKDEIVKRKVYSEVPPKVEYELTDYGWGLKPALDFLCYWGEDHLDKVYGDKSKVLEDFSSCNE, from the coding sequence ATGACTGAGCATCGCAAAACGAACGCTCCCAAGAAATATAAAGTAGGCGTAGAGGCGGCCTTGGAGGTGATGGGCGGAAAATGGAAGCCGTTGATCATCTATCACTTGATGACAGGACGGAAACGTACGTCGGAGCTCAGGCGGTTGATCCCGGACATTACGCAGAAAATGCTGACGACTCAACTAAGAGGCCTGGAAAAGGATGAGATTGTGAAACGGAAGGTCTATTCGGAGGTTCCCCCTAAAGTGGAATATGAGTTAACGGACTACGGCTGGGGACTAAAGCCCGCCCTCGATTTTTTATGTTATTGGGGAGAGGATCATCTGGATAAAGTGTATGGCGACAAATCCAAGGTTTTGGAGGACTTTTCGAGCTGTAACGAGTAA
- a CDS encoding FusB/FusC family EF-G-binding protein, with the protein MQTPFIQNHQLNVIQKQADFLLKTLRTVADRKVLQTVRHTVVTNAIAAFDELTDEQRQLLEQLSSYEAAHELQEYLDRLETHLIPFPQVTAKQIQKLFPKAKKLKLPNLETVDYAHTTYLRWTDIATNRLFIVYPHEGKFLGIEGRITAANKKGYCMFCNRHQELGFFNVKTKGNSPDNFSSIGQYVCLDDTACNHSITDTAMLEKFLLSTGK; encoded by the coding sequence ATGCAAACACCATTTATCCAAAACCATCAATTGAATGTCATTCAAAAACAAGCTGATTTCCTGTTGAAAACACTGCGCACAGTCGCGGATCGAAAAGTGCTGCAAACCGTCCGTCATACGGTCGTCACGAACGCGATTGCGGCTTTCGACGAGTTGACTGACGAACAAAGGCAGCTGTTGGAGCAATTGTCCTCTTACGAGGCAGCGCATGAACTGCAGGAATATCTGGACCGGCTGGAAACACACCTGATTCCATTTCCGCAAGTGACGGCGAAGCAAATCCAGAAGCTGTTTCCGAAGGCGAAGAAGCTCAAGCTGCCGAACCTGGAAACGGTGGATTACGCGCATACGACGTATTTGAGATGGACCGACATCGCGACCAACCGCTTGTTCATCGTATATCCGCATGAAGGCAAGTTCCTCGGTATCGAGGGGCGGATCACGGCCGCGAACAAGAAAGGGTACTGCATGTTCTGCAATCGCCATCAGGAGCTGGGATTCTTCAATGTGAAGACGAAGGGGAATTCGCCGGACAACTTTTCTTCCATCGGCCAGTACGTGTGTTTGGACGATACAGCTTGC
- the rarD gene encoding EamA family transporter RarD: MNNGLVNAIIAYIMWGVLPLYWKLFNDVPAGEILSHRVVWSFVFMGILVAVQRRWGDMKRIAASRSLLLSLAASGLLIAANWLIFIWAVNNDHVVETSLGYYLNPLLNVLLAVVFLREKPNRGQWLAIAIASAAVLIIAVDYGRFPWISISLAATFGLYGLAKKKIGQDASVGLLSETAVVLPVALGYWIYLAAVGKTTAWTLPASTFVELLLSGVVTALPLLFFARAAARMALSTLGFVQYIGPTIMLLLSVFVFKESVSPVLLIGFALIWTALVVYAAASVRGAKLAKVN, encoded by the coding sequence ATGAATAACGGTTTGGTCAATGCGATTATCGCGTATATCATGTGGGGGGTTCTCCCGCTTTATTGGAAGTTGTTTAACGATGTGCCGGCAGGCGAAATTCTGTCCCATCGGGTTGTCTGGTCGTTCGTCTTCATGGGTATTCTCGTCGCCGTCCAGCGCCGCTGGGGTGACATGAAACGGATTGCGGCCAGCCGTTCGCTCCTGCTGTCGCTCGCCGCCAGCGGGCTGCTGATCGCTGCGAATTGGCTCATCTTCATCTGGGCGGTCAACAACGACCACGTCGTTGAGACAAGCCTTGGCTATTATTTGAACCCGCTGCTGAACGTGCTGCTGGCAGTTGTCTTCCTTCGTGAGAAGCCAAACCGCGGCCAATGGCTCGCGATTGCCATCGCTAGCGCCGCGGTGCTCATCATCGCCGTCGACTACGGGCGGTTCCCGTGGATCTCGATCTCCCTGGCCGCAACGTTTGGTTTGTACGGCCTCGCGAAGAAAAAGATCGGACAAGACGCTTCGGTAGGCTTGCTGTCAGAGACGGCTGTAGTCCTGCCTGTCGCGCTGGGCTACTGGATCTATTTGGCTGCCGTAGGAAAAACGACGGCATGGACGCTGCCTGCGTCCACGTTCGTCGAGCTGCTTCTTTCCGGCGTGGTCACCGCGCTGCCGCTGCTCTTCTTTGCGCGGGCGGCCGCCCGGATGGCGCTGTCCACGCTCGGCTTCGTCCAATACATCGGGCCGACAATCATGCTGTTGCTGAGCGTATTCGTGTTCAAAGAATCGGTCTCGCCGGTTCTTCTCATCGGCTTTGCGCTCATCTGGACAGCGCTTGTCGTATATGCTGCCGCATCCGTTCGCGGTGCGAAACTCGCAAAGGTCAACTGA
- a CDS encoding DUF5360 family protein: MLVTDLGFVVYWLIVFLQLLPKEFLYKDYDNEMMVAWNLSFIPLDLLISFTGLTSIYVYQKRKQFGISLGIISLTLTFCSGLQAIAFWGLRHDFDVSWWIPNLFLMIYPLFFLPRLIRKIS, encoded by the coding sequence ATGCTTGTCACCGATCTGGGATTCGTCGTGTACTGGCTTATCGTATTTCTTCAGCTGCTGCCGAAGGAGTTTCTCTACAAGGATTACGATAATGAAATGATGGTGGCATGGAATTTATCGTTTATTCCGCTGGACTTGTTGATCTCTTTTACCGGGTTAACGAGCATTTATGTTTATCAGAAGCGGAAGCAGTTTGGAATCTCCTTAGGGATCATCTCGTTAACGCTCACGTTTTGTTCTGGCTTGCAAGCTATCGCGTTCTGGGGACTGCGGCATGATTTTGATGTGTCATGGTGGATACCGAATTTGTTCTTGATGATTTACCCGCTGTTCTTCCTGCCTCGATTAATTCGGAAAATAAGTTAG
- a CDS encoding ATP-grasp domain-containing protein, with protein sequence MIPLKVFVKKGLDNEIANHNFYAAYDGFKQLGFEICYFQDIRTLSGHQKEDIVISYVEDVRSMLRRHDIVAPEIDYPEELTAFLGRKVWKSRLSVIANHPENWNVFIKPVEDKKFTGIVVRSTKDLVGCGTYGEDPEIWCSDVVKFVAEWRCFVRYGDILDVRRYRGDWRVHFDARIVQGIVDQFQSAPKGYAVDIGLTDQGETLLIEVNDGYALGHYGMSSLDYAKLLSARWAELTNTTDECNF encoded by the coding sequence ATGATTCCTTTGAAAGTTTTTGTGAAAAAAGGATTAGACAATGAAATTGCCAATCATAATTTCTATGCTGCCTATGATGGGTTTAAACAGTTAGGCTTTGAAATATGCTATTTTCAAGATATCCGTACGTTATCTGGGCACCAGAAGGAAGATATTGTTATTAGTTACGTCGAGGATGTCAGAAGCATGCTTCGCAGACATGACATCGTCGCGCCAGAGATCGATTATCCTGAAGAGTTAACCGCATTTTTGGGGAGAAAGGTGTGGAAATCCAGGTTAAGTGTCATTGCAAATCACCCGGAGAACTGGAATGTGTTTATCAAACCGGTAGAGGACAAGAAGTTTACGGGTATTGTGGTAAGAAGCACAAAGGATCTGGTTGGCTGCGGGACTTATGGTGAAGATCCTGAAATTTGGTGTTCCGATGTGGTGAAGTTTGTAGCCGAGTGGAGATGCTTTGTAAGATACGGGGACATTTTGGATGTCCGCAGGTATCGTGGGGATTGGCGAGTACATTTTGATGCCCGGATCGTTCAAGGGATCGTTGATCAATTCCAATCAGCGCCAAAAGGATATGCGGTAGACATTGGGTTAACGGATCAAGGAGAAACTCTCTTGATTGAAGTTAATGATGGATATGCACTGGGGCATTACGGCATGTCTTCTCTTGATTATGCCAAGTTGTTATCAGCAAGGTGGGCAGAGTTAACCAATACTACGGATGAGTGCAATTTCTAA
- a CDS encoding AraC family transcriptional regulator — protein MDWLMRMNRALDYIEMNLTEEIKLNEVARCACCSSHQFQKMFSFITNVSLAEYIRRRRLTLAAIELQNSDIKVVDIAIKYGYESPVSFARAFQALHGVNPAMARQEGTALKAYPRLSFFISIKGEEAMNYRIETKESFQVFGIEKTFPLNGVDTPAELWKQSHANGEVERLAANAGDLPIFLNQNYHKVHAVCSYKKTDEDTFPYMLCAFKGDSSKTDGYTSITIPAQTWAIFSSDPFTWDKFDETIETLYKRFFSEWLPTAGYEQVDGMEFEITGGKDGLHFVELWFAVRKIS, from the coding sequence ATGGATTGGCTTATGAGAATGAATCGGGCATTGGATTATATCGAAATGAATTTAACCGAAGAAATTAAATTGAACGAAGTGGCTCGTTGTGCGTGCTGTTCGTCACATCAGTTCCAGAAGATGTTCTCGTTTATTACTAACGTATCACTCGCGGAATATATAAGGCGAAGACGACTTACCCTGGCGGCTATTGAATTGCAGAATAGCGATATAAAAGTTGTTGATATTGCTATAAAGTATGGTTATGAATCACCGGTTTCATTCGCAAGGGCTTTTCAAGCGTTGCATGGTGTTAATCCAGCAATGGCCCGTCAAGAAGGGACTGCTCTCAAAGCCTATCCTCGACTATCCTTCTTCATTTCCATTAAAGGAGAAGAGGCTATGAACTATCGGATCGAGACGAAAGAATCCTTTCAAGTATTCGGAATCGAAAAAACGTTTCCATTAAACGGTGTAGACACCCCGGCAGAATTATGGAAGCAAAGCCATGCGAACGGCGAGGTTGAAAGGCTTGCGGCCAATGCAGGCGACCTCCCCATCTTTTTAAATCAGAACTATCATAAAGTACATGCTGTTTGCAGCTACAAAAAAACCGATGAGGATACTTTTCCGTACATGCTGTGCGCATTTAAAGGCGATTCTAGTAAAACCGATGGGTACACAAGCATAACCATACCGGCTCAAACGTGGGCAATTTTTTCTTCTGATCCGTTCACATGGGACAAATTTGATGAAACGATTGAGACATTATATAAGCGATTTTTCTCCGAATGGCTGCCTACTGCTGGATACGAACAGGTCGATGGAATGGAATTTGAAATTACAGGAGGTAAAGATGGGCTTCATTTCGTTGAGCTATGGTTTGCGGTAAGGAAAATATCTTAA
- a CDS encoding NAD(P)H oxidoreductase, with the protein MNVLVIVSHPRKDSLTFQVADRFVQGLAEAGHDYEILDLHEIGFDPVLQGVDEPDWSLEHQLFSPEIETEMQRLKRHDAVAFIFPIWWWHLPAMLKGYVDRVLNNGFAYGSNKLHHQHMLWIGLAGVSKEQMQKRNYDESITHLLNVGIADYCGVPYSKVEFLYETLDSKPEHYEMLLDRAHHLGVNYAKDSTL; encoded by the coding sequence ATGAACGTATTGGTTATCGTTTCGCACCCGAGAAAAGATTCTTTGACCTTTCAGGTTGCCGATCGTTTCGTGCAAGGTCTTGCCGAGGCTGGCCACGATTATGAAATATTGGATTTGCACGAAATTGGCTTTGACCCTGTTCTTCAAGGCGTCGATGAACCTGATTGGTCTCTGGAGCATCAGCTCTTCTCCCCTGAGATCGAAACGGAAATGCAACGGTTGAAGAGGCATGATGCCGTGGCCTTTATTTTTCCAATCTGGTGGTGGCATCTGCCGGCCATGTTGAAAGGGTATGTTGATCGTGTATTGAACAACGGGTTTGCCTACGGTTCGAACAAGCTTCATCATCAGCATATGTTGTGGATTGGGCTTGCGGGCGTTTCGAAAGAACAGATGCAAAAGCGCAACTACGATGAATCGATCACACATCTGCTTAATGTAGGCATCGCAGATTATTGCGGCGTACCTTATTCCAAGGTTGAATTTTTATATGAGACTTTGGATTCCAAGCCAGAACATTATGAAATGCTGCTTGATCGGGCTCATCATTTAGGAGTGAATTACGCCAAGGACAGCACGCTCTGA
- a CDS encoding TetR/AcrR family transcriptional regulator: protein MKQRIMEAVREEIMKRGLKFSLRDIAANLGMSTKTIYQFYESKEQMISYLIDQSIANMREAEQEVMNDASLTDVEKLRRALVILPQGFVIKDVRVLHELKQRYPQLWHEVDTYLNHGWDNIRILIREGVAAGSLRPFHVELFIQTYIGALNQLMDIHVANKIGLSLDKVLAQMVEFLMQGILNEGNGSE from the coding sequence ATGAAGCAGAGAATCATGGAAGCTGTCAGGGAAGAAATCATGAAGCGGGGGCTGAAGTTTTCGCTTCGGGATATCGCTGCCAATCTCGGGATGAGTACGAAGACGATCTACCAATTCTATGAATCAAAGGAGCAAATGATAAGCTATCTGATCGATCAATCCATAGCGAATATGCGGGAAGCCGAGCAGGAAGTGATGAACGATGCTTCGTTGACTGACGTAGAGAAACTGAGAAGGGCATTAGTCATTTTGCCTCAAGGATTCGTAATTAAAGACGTTCGTGTTCTTCATGAATTAAAACAACGCTATCCGCAATTGTGGCATGAGGTGGATACATACTTAAACCATGGATGGGATAACATTCGGATCTTGATCCGGGAAGGAGTCGCGGCAGGAAGCCTCCGGCCATTTCATGTCGAGCTATTCATTCAGACTTACATCGGGGCTTTAAACCAGCTTATGGACATACATGTCGCGAACAAAATCGGATTGTCCCTGGATAAGGTATTGGCGCAAATGGTCGAGTTCTTGATGCAGGGGATTTTAAATGAGGGGAATGGATCGGAATGA